A genomic window from Sulfurimonas paralvinellae includes:
- a CDS encoding TrkH family potassium uptake protein: protein MNYKNITKILSIIGVTISAIFLLDIVVGLIYKEDYMKFLLYDALFFFVNLTIWLFLRQHELNLKIKESILVVNLLWLLLGVAGAMPIILYTDVSYASAFFEAISGFTTTGATVYTDIESLPHMILFHRSLMHWLGGLGVIVLGVGLLSMINPTGSLSLFKAESTGVQLEKLTPKIKDTALSLWLVYFVLTFVDMLFLKFFGMSWFDALNHAFSTISTGGFSTKNSSMGYFTQDGIIWTTTIFMLLAGINFLAHLKLYHKDVSGYKSEEVRWYLFIFLALSLALSLVHMDISGDGFYDALKHSSFTIASVMTTTGFATIDYGSWSHLAIAIIFVGLLMGGNAGSTAGGIKIIRHVIIFKTLASELRRILHPNTIISVFVDGLKQKERILSSTFGFFTLFMITVAVVTIYIYARGYDAMSAISGAFALVGNVGPGFSLVGPSDNFGFFSDFDKLFFSLAMIIGRLECYTVFVLLSSSFWKKF from the coding sequence TCTTTGTCAACCTAACGATCTGGCTTTTTTTGCGACAACATGAGCTCAATTTAAAGATAAAAGAGAGTATCTTAGTTGTTAACCTGTTATGGCTGCTTTTAGGTGTTGCCGGTGCGATGCCGATTATTCTCTATACGGATGTCTCCTATGCTTCTGCATTTTTTGAAGCTATCAGCGGATTTACAACAACGGGAGCCACTGTTTATACAGATATAGAATCACTGCCGCATATGATACTTTTTCACAGGAGTCTGATGCACTGGCTTGGAGGGCTTGGGGTCATTGTTTTAGGTGTCGGGCTGCTCTCTATGATAAATCCGACGGGTTCCTTGTCGCTTTTTAAAGCGGAATCGACAGGCGTACAGCTTGAAAAGCTTACGCCAAAGATAAAAGATACAGCGCTGAGCCTGTGGCTTGTCTACTTCGTTCTTACCTTTGTAGATATGCTCTTTTTGAAGTTTTTCGGTATGAGCTGGTTCGATGCGCTCAATCACGCTTTTTCAACGATATCGACAGGCGGTTTTTCAACAAAAAACAGCTCTATGGGTTACTTCACGCAAGATGGCATCATCTGGACGACAACGATTTTTATGCTGCTTGCCGGTATAAATTTTCTGGCACATCTCAAGCTCTATCATAAAGATGTTTCAGGTTATAAAAGTGAAGAGGTGCGATGGTATCTGTTCATCTTTTTAGCTTTGAGTCTTGCTTTGAGTCTTGTACATATGGATATTAGCGGAGATGGCTTCTATGATGCGCTGAAACACTCAAGCTTTACCATCGCTTCTGTAATGACGACAACTGGTTTTGCGACTATAGATTACGGTTCATGGTCTCATCTTGCTATTGCTATCATCTTTGTAGGTCTTTTAATGGGCGGTAATGCAGGCTCGACGGCTGGGGGCATTAAGATCATTCGCCATGTTATTATCTTTAAAACGCTCGCTTCGGAACTCAGACGTATCTTGCATCCAAATACCATTATATCGGTCTTTGTCGATGGTCTGAAACAAAAAGAGAGAATCCTCTCCTCGACCTTTGGTTTTTTTACGCTCTTTATGATTACCGTAGCTGTTGTAACCATCTACATTTATGCACGTGGTTATGATGCCATGAGTGCCATTTCAGGAGCTTTTGCTCTTGTTGGTAATGTCGGTCCGGGGTTTTCTCTTGTAGGTCCTTCGGATAACTTTGGATTCTTTAGTGATTTTGACAAACTTTTCTTTTCGTTGGCTATGATTATTGGAAGATTGGAGTGCTATACGGTCTTTGTGTTGCTTAGTAGCTCTTTTTGGAAGAAATTTTAG
- a CDS encoding chloride channel protein, translating into MIRKHATEQTAIFFSVAKWVVLSSIIGVAIGATVTLFLNILAYSESSRSLLPFDFYYLLPLALILSVWLTKTFAPSAEGHGTEKVISAVHKQDGQIDVSVIPVKTLTTVLTIFAGGSVGKEGPGAQIGAGVASVISKLLKFNKQDRKKLVICGISAGFATVFGTPIAGAIFGVEVLIIGVIMYDVLLPSFIAGFAAFTTAQFLGIEYTYYDLHFFQDVSLDLVLILKVVLAGLFFGFVSDLTITAISHTHSYIKKIKVSSYIKAFVGGLVIVGLTLVFGEQYIGLGLGTISDALNPNPMLSENIHWYTFILKTIFTSLSLGAGGSGGVITPIFYIGATSGNFLGSVISPEHIPLFAALGFVSVVAATTNTPIASTIMAVELFGIDIAHYAALAAVISFLISGHRSIFSSQILAMRKSEMLSVKIGEEVEHINISLEEHEMDKIEKLRRKLHKKNKKK; encoded by the coding sequence ATGATACGAAAACATGCAACAGAGCAGACAGCCATTTTCTTTAGTGTTGCCAAGTGGGTAGTTTTGTCTTCCATCATCGGTGTCGCAATTGGAGCGACCGTTACGCTTTTTTTAAATATTTTAGCCTATAGCGAATCTTCACGCTCGCTACTTCCTTTTGATTTTTACTATCTTCTTCCTCTTGCATTGATTTTGAGTGTCTGGTTGACAAAAACCTTTGCACCAAGTGCCGAAGGGCATGGAACGGAGAAGGTTATCTCAGCCGTGCATAAACAAGATGGGCAAATAGATGTTTCTGTCATTCCAGTAAAAACTTTGACAACGGTTTTGACGATCTTTGCCGGTGGTTCTGTGGGGAAAGAGGGACCGGGTGCACAGATAGGTGCAGGTGTGGCTTCTGTTATCTCAAAACTGCTGAAATTTAATAAACAAGACAGAAAAAAACTTGTCATCTGTGGTATCAGTGCAGGTTTCGCTACTGTTTTTGGAACACCGATCGCCGGAGCGATATTTGGTGTGGAAGTGCTTATCATCGGTGTTATTATGTATGATGTACTTTTACCTTCTTTTATCGCCGGTTTTGCGGCTTTTACAACAGCGCAGTTTTTGGGAATTGAGTATACCTACTATGACCTGCACTTTTTCCAAGATGTCTCTTTGGATCTGGTACTTATTCTAAAAGTTGTTCTTGCAGGACTCTTTTTTGGTTTTGTCTCTGATCTGACGATAACAGCAATCTCCCATACTCACAGCTATATTAAAAAAATTAAGGTCAGCTCTTATATTAAAGCATTTGTTGGTGGTCTTGTTATTGTCGGATTGACACTCGTTTTTGGAGAGCAGTACATTGGATTGGGGCTTGGTACTATCAGTGACGCACTCAATCCAAACCCGATGCTCTCAGAAAATATTCACTGGTATACATTCATTCTAAAAACAATTTTTACCTCACTCTCTTTGGGTGCCGGAGGTAGCGGCGGTGTCATTACTCCTATCTTTTATATCGGAGCGACAAGCGGGAATTTTCTTGGTTCTGTCATCTCTCCTGAACATATACCTCTTTTTGCAGCACTTGGGTTTGTGAGCGTCGTTGCGGCAACGACAAACACGCCTATTGCATCAACGATTATGGCTGTTGAGCTGTTTGGAATAGATATCGCCCATTATGCCGCTCTTGCAGCAGTTATCAGCTTTTTGATTTCTGGGCATAGAAGTATTTTTTCATCACAGATATTGGCAATGAGAAAGTCAGAGATGCTGAGTGTGAAGATAGGTGAAGAGGTAGAGCATATCAACATCTCGCTTGAAGAGCATGAGATGGATAAGATCGAGAAGCTCAGAAGAAAGCTTCATAAAAAGAACAAGAAAAAATAG
- a CDS encoding mechanosensitive ion channel family protein, with translation MNEQLQKINKFYDVMMEFLANYSLQIIGAVLIMVIGVIAAKYVHKITLRLLLKKNLDETVSKFTANLVRFLVIAMMAVLALGKLGISIAPFIAALGAISLTAGLALQGSVSNFAAGIVLIITKPFKIGDTITIHDVYGEVEDIKLAYTVLVNEDGEQITIPNKYMIGDILVNSFAFRIVEGSVGIAYDSDVTHAITTITQTLNQHKDINKENEAIVGIEKFNDSSIDIAYRYWAPTKSFFKTQYEVNLGIFNALQKENISIPFPQREVRMLQE, from the coding sequence ATGAATGAACAATTACAGAAAATAAATAAATTTTATGATGTGATGATGGAGTTCTTAGCGAACTATTCACTGCAAATCATAGGTGCTGTTCTTATTATGGTCATTGGTGTTATAGCCGCAAAATATGTCCATAAGATAACCCTGCGTCTGTTACTAAAGAAAAATCTTGATGAAACAGTTAGTAAATTCACTGCAAATCTGGTACGTTTTTTAGTTATCGCCATGATGGCTGTGTTGGCGCTTGGAAAACTCGGCATCTCAATCGCTCCATTTATTGCCGCACTCGGTGCAATCTCACTCACAGCCGGTCTCGCACTCCAAGGAAGTGTTTCCAACTTTGCAGCAGGCATCGTTCTCATCATCACGAAACCCTTCAAGATAGGGGATACGATCACTATTCATGATGTCTATGGAGAAGTAGAAGATATAAAACTTGCCTACACCGTTTTGGTTAATGAAGACGGCGAGCAGATAACCATCCCTAACAAGTATATGATCGGTGATATTCTTGTAAACTCATTTGCCTTTCGTATAGTCGAGGGAAGTGTCGGCATCGCTTACGACAGTGATGTAACACACGCTATAACAACAATAACACAAACGCTCAATCAACACAAAGATATCAACAAAGAGAATGAAGCGATAGTAGGTATAGAAAAATTCAATGACAGTTCTATAGATATCGCTTACAGATACTGGGCACCGACAAAAAGTTTCTTTAAAACACAGTATGAAGTCAACTTGGGAATTTTCAATGCACTGCAAAAAGAGAATATAAGCATTCCTTTTCCGCAACGTGAGGTACGAATGTTACAAGAATAG
- a CDS encoding DUF1538 family protein, whose amino-acid sequence MLNIRTFLQLLKESFRDLLPIVLVIMFFQLAIIQSIPEHWLSTAIGLAIVGVGLAVFLLGLEVGIFPVGEGLASEFAHKGSTFWMLIFGFMIGFGTTIAEPALIVIADKAASISDGRIDATILRTVVAFSVGFAIILGVWRIIKGHPIHYYIISGYILVVAATAFAPQEIVGLAYDLGGVTTSTVTVPLVAALGIGLSSTIKGRNPVLDGFGLIAFASLTPMIFVQLYGIVVYEFVDPTQTLLPPVIESIEKVEMQFDPLTLLKGLLGVVSDVIPILGVILFFQYVILKKKIENIKQVIIGFTLVIIGLDAFIVGLEMGLFSVGETMAFELTQYDNNIIIYAFGFLIGFSTTMAEPSLTAIARKAKEISDGRINDFVLRIFVALGVAIGIALGAYRIVVGGEIVYYIMAGYLFVIVLTFLAPKYIVPIAYDSGGVTTSTVTVPLVAAIGLGLATNIPNRDPLIDGFGLIAFASLFPMITVMLYGLITERMGVKGEHEKEELHMNELRHALEDVHNMKLSTINVEGTDKSHSYDMAFSAVHVIVPKEKTQEALLAAREAGARGVTIMEAHGMGLTQMDNFYNRLHTNATDSNLMFITKTKNVDKIIESVMTKLDITGQGHGLTFSYPVSHIKGLRLTMDDL is encoded by the coding sequence TTGTTAAACATCCGAACCTTTTTACAACTGCTAAAAGAGTCTTTTCGAGACCTTTTGCCTATTGTTCTTGTTATTATGTTCTTTCAGCTCGCCATTATCCAAAGCATACCTGAACATTGGCTCTCCACTGCCATCGGCCTTGCCATAGTCGGTGTCGGTCTGGCAGTATTTTTACTTGGACTTGAAGTTGGTATCTTTCCAGTTGGTGAAGGGCTTGCAAGTGAATTTGCACATAAAGGCTCAACCTTTTGGATGCTTATCTTTGGCTTTATGATAGGTTTTGGTACGACAATCGCCGAACCGGCACTTATTGTCATTGCCGATAAAGCCGCTTCTATCAGTGACGGACGTATTGATGCAACAATCTTACGAACTGTCGTTGCCTTTTCTGTCGGCTTTGCTATCATCCTTGGTGTCTGGCGTATCATCAAAGGCCATCCCATCCATTACTACATTATCAGCGGCTATATATTGGTCGTTGCAGCAACTGCCTTTGCACCACAGGAAATTGTCGGTCTAGCCTATGATCTTGGCGGTGTGACAACATCAACAGTAACCGTTCCTCTTGTTGCCGCCCTTGGCATTGGCCTCTCCTCAACCATTAAAGGACGCAATCCGGTTCTTGACGGATTTGGACTCATTGCCTTTGCCTCACTGACACCTATGATCTTCGTACAGCTTTACGGCATTGTCGTCTATGAATTCGTCGACCCAACACAAACACTCCTGCCTCCTGTTATTGAAAGCATTGAAAAAGTAGAGATGCAGTTCGATCCACTCACACTTTTAAAAGGTCTTTTAGGTGTAGTCAGTGATGTTATTCCCATACTTGGTGTCATTCTCTTCTTCCAGTACGTGATCCTGAAAAAGAAGATAGAAAATATCAAGCAGGTCATCATCGGTTTTACTCTTGTTATCATTGGTCTCGATGCCTTTATTGTCGGTTTAGAGATGGGGCTTTTCTCAGTTGGTGAGACTATGGCCTTTGAGCTGACGCAGTATGACAACAACATAATCATCTACGCTTTTGGTTTTCTCATCGGTTTTTCCACAACTATGGCGGAACCCTCTCTTACCGCCATTGCACGCAAGGCAAAAGAGATCAGTGACGGCAGGATCAATGACTTCGTTTTACGCATTTTCGTTGCCCTTGGTGTTGCCATCGGTATTGCACTCGGGGCATACAGAATCGTTGTGGGTGGAGAGATCGTCTACTATATTATGGCAGGATACCTCTTTGTTATCGTGCTTACTTTTCTTGCACCAAAGTACATCGTTCCTATCGCTTACGACAGCGGCGGAGTAACAACCTCTACAGTCACTGTTCCGCTTGTTGCAGCCATCGGTCTCGGTCTTGCAACAAATATACCCAATCGTGATCCGCTCATAGATGGTTTCGGGCTGATTGCTTTTGCTTCTTTGTTCCCCATGATAACGGTCATGCTTTATGGTCTTATTACCGAAAGGATGGGTGTCAAAGGTGAACATGAAAAAGAAGAGCTGCACATGAATGAACTGCGACATGCACTCGAAGATGTCCACAATATGAAACTCTCAACCATCAATGTCGAAGGGACAGACAAATCACACTCTTATGACATGGCCTTTTCTGCCGTGCATGTTATCGTTCCAAAAGAAAAAACCCAAGAGGCGCTTCTTGCCGCACGTGAGGCAGGAGCACGCGGCGTAACTATTATGGAAGCCCATGGTATGGGTTTAACGCAGATGGACAACTTCTATAACCGTCTGCACACAAATGCAACCGATTCCAACCTGATGTTTATAACAAAGACAAAAAATGTCGATAAAATTATAGAATCCGTTATGACAAAACTCGATATTACAGGGCAAGGGCATGGACTCACTTTTTCTTATCCCGTCTCACATATCAAGGGATTGCGACTAACAATGGATGATCTTTAA
- a CDS encoding bifunctional adenosylcobinamide kinase/adenosylcobinamide-phosphate guanylyltransferase: protein MKVLFIGGIKSGKSLNAEKYIQKISKAKPVYLATTEFIDDETKQRIQQHQKQRSDNFITVEEALVLSDEIEKHEKTAVLVECLSVWVNNMLYHEKSFEDMQEEINKVMMQERDVVFVINDVSCGVIPENALARKFVDVNGKIAQLVAAECDEVYHVVAGIATKIK from the coding sequence ATGAAAGTTTTATTTATAGGCGGAATTAAGAGTGGAAAATCTCTTAATGCGGAAAAGTACATTCAAAAGATATCAAAAGCAAAGCCGGTATACCTCGCTACTACCGAGTTTATTGATGATGAAACAAAGCAGAGAATCCAGCAGCATCAAAAACAGCGCAGTGATAACTTCATAACGGTTGAAGAAGCATTGGTACTATCAGATGAGATAGAAAAACATGAAAAAACCGCTGTTTTGGTGGAATGTTTAAGTGTCTGGGTAAACAATATGCTCTATCATGAAAAATCTTTTGAGGATATGCAAGAAGAGATAAACAAGGTGATGATGCAAGAGAGAGATGTTGTTTTTGTTATCAATGATGTTAGCTGCGGTGTTATACCTGAAAATGCACTTGCGAGAAAGTTTGTCGATGTAAATGGCAAGATAGCACAGTTGGTTGCTGCTGAGTGTGATGAGGTCTATCATGTCGTTGCAGGTATCGCAACAAAAATAAAATGA
- the cobS gene encoding adenosylcobinamide-GDP ribazoletransferase, with protein MSKVLKGFALSLSMLTTLPFFRVHDFYKGINGYAVMFYPLVGFILGSVLYGVYALLMSYFPHFHLAAIIFALWVVLTGALHLDGFADTIDGLFVPKERALEVMKDPHNGGMGVTFSVVFLILKASSLVALPNYAYALLPLVLLLPRLMIVFCIYFFPYVSGGMSTIAKEELQSTQVFMASLYSLLFIFLYNGWFLLIGAVVLLLLVKRFFIKRYGGFTGDIYGFTIEVTELLLLNLIILGLA; from the coding sequence ATGAGCAAGGTTTTAAAAGGGTTTGCATTGTCGCTCTCAATGTTGACGACACTGCCGTTTTTTAGAGTGCATGACTTTTACAAAGGCATCAACGGCTATGCCGTGATGTTCTATCCTCTTGTAGGTTTCATTCTGGGATCTGTTTTGTATGGAGTTTATGCTCTATTAATGTCATATTTTCCTCATTTTCATCTTGCTGCGATTATCTTTGCTCTGTGGGTTGTTTTAACAGGGGCACTGCATCTCGATGGTTTTGCCGATACAATCGATGGGCTATTTGTGCCAAAAGAGAGAGCTTTGGAAGTGATGAAAGACCCTCATAACGGTGGTATGGGCGTGACGTTCAGCGTTGTGTTTCTTATTTTAAAAGCCTCTTCGCTTGTCGCTCTGCCAAATTATGCCTATGCGCTCTTGCCTCTTGTCCTGTTGTTACCACGCCTAATGATTGTCTTTTGCATCTATTTTTTCCCTTATGTATCCGGCGGAATGAGCACAATCGCCAAAGAAGAGCTGCAAAGCACTCAGGTATTCATGGCATCATTATATAGTTTGCTATTTATTTTTTTATATAACGGATGGTTTTTGTTGATCGGTGCAGTTGTGCTGCTGTTACTTGTCAAACGATTTTTTATAAAACGTTATGGCGGTTTTACCGGTGATATCTATGGTTTTACCATTGAAGTGACGGAGTTATTATTGCTGAACTTAATCATTTTGGGCCTTGCGTGA
- a CDS encoding histidine phosphatase family protein: MKITLVRHTEVDEKYHKKYNGHIDIGLSRRGIEQAEALAALLKDELFDLVYASDLLRSRQTLAPFIQAKNAIFIEELREKFWGRHEGKSFDEIITEGEIKYENFEQWIEALDGEPYEAYMKRVQHFFLEYLPKQNANTVLVITHAGVIRVLMAIVKDLSLEEAFCIDVPYASATVFDTDLQTFSTIK; the protein is encoded by the coding sequence GTGAAGATAACACTTGTGCGTCATACAGAAGTCGATGAGAAGTATCATAAAAAATATAATGGGCATATCGACATAGGACTCTCACGCAGAGGCATTGAGCAGGCAGAGGCTTTGGCAGCACTTTTGAAAGATGAACTGTTCGATCTGGTGTACGCTTCGGACCTGTTACGCTCACGGCAGACACTCGCTCCTTTTATACAGGCAAAAAATGCAATATTTATAGAAGAACTGCGTGAGAAGTTCTGGGGCAGACATGAGGGTAAGAGTTTCGATGAGATAATTACCGAGGGGGAAATAAAGTATGAAAATTTTGAGCAATGGATAGAAGCGCTCGATGGCGAGCCTTATGAAGCCTATATGAAAAGAGTACAACACTTCTTTTTAGAGTATCTGCCAAAACAAAATGCTAACACTGTTCTAGTTATTACTCACGCAGGTGTTATCCGTGTATTGATGGCTATTGTGAAAGACCTTTCGCTTGAAGAAGCTTTCTGCATCGATGTTCCATATGCTTCGGCTACTGTTTTTGATACGGATTTACAAACTTTTAGCACTATTAAATAA
- a CDS encoding methyltransferase family protein, translated as MGSNPTLSTIILCYNHPMKSKILVFLQFFIIFLMLLPFGSHTLYLYPGLFITAVGMIVGFLAIGAHKRGNFNIRPDIKESCELVTHSIYAYVRHPMYLSVLLMMLGITVIYFSYYELVLYLLLVITLLVKLTYEEHLWQCHSEVYEAYKKRTKRLIPFLF; from the coding sequence GTGGGTTCGAATCCCACGCTGTCCACCATAATCTTATGCTATAATCATCCCATGAAAAGTAAAATCTTAGTCTTCTTACAGTTTTTCATTATTTTTTTAATGCTATTACCTTTTGGGTCACATACACTCTATCTTTATCCCGGTCTTTTTATAACAGCAGTCGGTATGATTGTTGGTTTTTTGGCGATTGGTGCGCATAAAAGGGGGAACTTTAATATTCGCCCTGATATTAAGGAGAGCTGTGAACTCGTTACTCATAGCATCTATGCCTATGTTCGGCATCCTATGTATCTTTCAGTACTCTTGATGATGCTTGGTATCACTGTGATCTATTTTAGTTACTATGAACTTGTGCTCTATCTTTTATTAGTGATTACCCTGCTTGTGAAGCTCACGTATGAAGAACATTTATGGCAGTGTCACAGTGAAGTGTATGAAGCTTACAAAAAGCGGACAAAACGGCTGATTCCTTTTCTCTTTTAA